A section of the Nitrospiraceae bacterium genome encodes:
- a CDS encoding hydrogenase maturation protease, translating into MHVIIGCGNLYRKDDGIGVVVAHRLQSYFSKHPQSNLQIVEAGTNGIDVLLQAHGAGKLTLIDACCSGSEPGTLFQLSGPDLMNQPPPNFNPHNFRWDHAVHAGRIIFQDAFPQDITVFLIEVLDTTFGENLSPGVAASVEKTCAMIISFIHESSRPPLPTQQSPTL; encoded by the coding sequence ATGCATGTGATCATTGGATGCGGGAATCTCTATCGAAAGGATGACGGGATAGGAGTCGTGGTGGCTCACCGACTCCAGTCATATTTTTCCAAACATCCCCAATCCAATCTTCAGATTGTTGAGGCAGGCACGAATGGGATCGATGTGCTGCTTCAGGCTCATGGAGCCGGCAAGCTGACCCTGATCGATGCCTGCTGTAGCGGCTCTGAACCGGGCACCCTCTTTCAGCTTTCCGGCCCTGACCTGATGAACCAGCCTCCCCCAAATTTCAACCCGCATAATTTTCGTTGGGATCATGCCGTCCATGCCGGCCGGATCATCTTTCAAGATGCGTTCCCTCAGGATATCACCGTCTTTCTCATTGAAGTGTTGGATACCACCTTTGGAGAAAACTTGAGCCCGGGTGTCGCCGCTTCGGTTGAAAAGACTTGCGCCATGATCATCTCATTCATTCACGAATCCTCCCGCCCACCGCTCCCCACTCAACAATCACCAACTCTCTAA
- a CDS encoding glycoside hydrolase family 15 protein has product MPYQPIENYGLIGNMQTTALVGMNGSIDWFCYPYFDSPSLFCAILDDAKGGRFKIAPTPDGVKSKQYYWPDTNVLVTRFHTPVGVGRVIDFMPVGFRTTDCIRDGLIRRVQAIRKSMTFRLECRPAFNYGREPHTLTITKDGARFQSSRLTIRLGSTIPLTQDGDGIFTEFTLQEGEEIDFCLQEIESGHTQGTLSCPETQAEELFKHTVDYWRRWLSKCTYTGRWREMVHRSALVLKLLTFQPTGAIVAAPTCSLPEEIGGVRNWDYRYTWIRDAAFTLYGLLRIGFTEEASAFMHWLEARCHELNPDGSLQLMYGIDGRHQLTEETLAHLEGYRGSHPVRVGNGAYKQLQLDIYGELMDSVYLYNKYGTPISYDLWKHLRRMINWVCDNWQRTDEGIWEVRGGQQHFVYSKLMCWVAVDRGLRLAEKRSFPADRERWLKTRDNIYEEIMSKGWDSKRQAFIQRYGSSSLDAANLVMPLVFFVSPTDPRMLKTLDAINRKPEEGGLVSNGLVYRYNLSEIQDGLDGEEGTFNLCTFWLVEAMTRAGQADRNRLEEARLVFEQMLGYANHLGLYAEETGHHGEALGNFPQAFTHLALISAAFNLDRALGK; this is encoded by the coding sequence ATGCCCTATCAGCCCATCGAAAATTACGGCCTGATCGGAAATATGCAGACGACTGCACTGGTCGGCATGAACGGGTCCATCGATTGGTTCTGCTATCCTTATTTCGACTCTCCCAGCCTGTTCTGCGCGATTCTGGATGATGCCAAAGGGGGCAGGTTTAAAATTGCGCCTACTCCCGACGGGGTCAAATCCAAACAATATTATTGGCCGGACACGAATGTCCTCGTGACACGGTTTCATACTCCGGTGGGAGTGGGGCGGGTCATTGATTTTATGCCGGTCGGGTTTCGCACCACTGACTGTATCCGGGACGGATTGATCCGCCGTGTACAAGCCATCAGAAAATCGATGACCTTTCGTCTCGAATGCCGTCCGGCATTCAACTATGGTCGAGAACCCCATACACTCACAATCACCAAGGATGGAGCTCGCTTCCAATCCTCCCGCCTGACCATTCGACTTGGATCCACGATTCCACTGACGCAGGACGGCGACGGGATTTTCACCGAATTCACTCTTCAAGAAGGGGAGGAAATCGATTTTTGTCTGCAGGAAATCGAATCTGGCCATACCCAGGGCACCCTCTCCTGCCCGGAAACACAAGCAGAAGAATTATTTAAACATACGGTCGACTATTGGCGTCGATGGCTGTCGAAATGCACGTACACAGGCCGGTGGCGGGAAATGGTTCACCGCTCGGCTTTAGTTCTTAAATTGTTGACGTTCCAGCCAACCGGTGCGATTGTCGCCGCTCCCACCTGCAGCCTTCCTGAAGAGATCGGCGGGGTTCGAAATTGGGATTACCGATACACCTGGATACGGGACGCCGCGTTTACCTTATACGGTCTATTACGCATCGGCTTTACAGAGGAAGCCTCCGCCTTTATGCATTGGCTGGAAGCCCGTTGTCATGAATTGAATCCTGACGGATCACTACAACTCATGTATGGGATTGACGGGCGCCACCAGCTCACCGAAGAAACCCTGGCCCATCTTGAGGGCTATCGGGGGTCACACCCTGTCCGAGTGGGCAATGGTGCCTACAAGCAACTCCAACTCGATATTTACGGGGAATTGATGGACTCCGTGTATCTCTATAATAAGTACGGCACCCCGATTTCGTACGACCTGTGGAAACACCTTCGGCGCATGATCAATTGGGTCTGCGACAACTGGCAGCGTACCGACGAAGGCATATGGGAAGTGCGAGGGGGCCAGCAACATTTTGTCTATTCCAAATTGATGTGTTGGGTGGCCGTGGACCGTGGGCTGCGCCTGGCCGAGAAACGGTCCTTCCCCGCAGACCGCGAACGGTGGCTGAAAACCCGGGATAATATCTATGAAGAAATCATGTCCAAGGGATGGGATTCAAAACGACAAGCCTTTATCCAGCGATATGGAAGCAGTTCGCTGGATGCCGCCAATTTAGTGATGCCTCTGGTGTTTTTCGTGTCACCTACGGACCCCCGTATGCTCAAGACCCTGGATGCCATCAACCGGAAGCCGGAAGAAGGAGGCCTGGTCTCCAACGGACTGGTCTATCGGTATAATTTATCCGAAATTCAGGACGGGCTGGACGGAGAGGAAGGCACGTTCAATCTTTGTACGTTCTGGCTCGTAGAAGCGATGACCCGCGCTGGGCAAGCCGATCGCAATCGCTTAGAAGAAGCCCGCCTTGTGTTTGAACAAATGCTCGGATATGCCAACCACCTAGGGCTTTATGCCGAAGAAACCGGCCATCATGGTGAGGCCCTTGGCAATTTTCCGCAAGCCTTTACGCATCTCGCCCTTATCAGCGCGGCCTTCAACCTGGACCGGGCGTTAGGCAAATAA
- a CDS encoding gluconokinase gives MGVSGSGKTTIGQLLARKLGWSFYEGDDFHSPSNMSKMFGGVPLSDKDRIPWLLAIHQLVHDLITQSQRAVITCSALKQTYRKLITEGHPQVSLVYLRGNYALLHPRLQARTDHFMKADLLASQFTALEEPHNVPFVDVSQPPEVIVEHIKSMLHLQPA, from the coding sequence ATGGGTGTCTCGGGTTCAGGAAAAACAACCATTGGTCAACTCCTGGCCAGAAAGCTTGGTTGGTCTTTTTACGAAGGCGATGATTTCCATTCACCCAGCAATATGTCCAAAATGTTTGGTGGAGTTCCGTTAAGCGACAAAGACCGGATTCCCTGGCTCTTGGCGATCCATCAACTGGTTCACGATCTGATAACCCAATCCCAGCGCGCGGTCATCACGTGTTCCGCTTTAAAACAGACGTACCGGAAGTTGATCACTGAGGGGCATCCCCAAGTCTCATTGGTGTATTTGCGAGGCAATTACGCATTGCTTCACCCACGCCTGCAGGCACGAACTGACCACTTTATGAAAGCCGATCTGTTAGCCAGTCAGTTCACGGCGCTTGAAGAACCTCACAACGTGCCCTTCGTTGACGTTTCCCAACCGCCAGAAGTGATTGTGGAACACATCAAAAGCATGCTGCATTTACAACCCGCATAA
- a CDS encoding bacterioferritin: protein MKDQPFLTDVQTLRKRAREHMEKGAVTPGYAADRDTVIKLLNEALATEIVCVLRYKRHYYMASGIHAQSVAAEFLQHANEEQGHADQLAERIVQLGGEPNLSPEGMLMRSHSEYVEGTSLVDMIKEDLVAERIAIDSYREVINYLDTKDSTSRRMLEGILAVEEEHADDLVSLLEEMGS from the coding sequence ATGAAGGATCAACCATTTCTCACAGACGTACAAACCTTACGCAAACGCGCAAGAGAACACATGGAAAAAGGGGCGGTGACGCCTGGGTATGCAGCCGACCGGGATACGGTGATTAAGCTACTCAACGAAGCCCTGGCAACTGAAATCGTCTGTGTCCTCCGGTATAAGCGGCACTATTATATGGCGTCAGGCATTCATGCTCAGAGCGTGGCGGCGGAATTTCTCCAACATGCCAATGAAGAGCAAGGCCATGCCGATCAATTGGCGGAGCGGATCGTCCAACTGGGCGGCGAACCGAATCTCTCCCCTGAGGGAATGCTCATGCGCAGTCATTCCGAATATGTGGAAGGCACATCTCTGGTCGACATGATCAAGGAGGATCTGGTGGCCGAGCGCATTGCCATTGATAGCTATCGGGAAGTGATCAACTATCTAGACACGAAGGATTCCACATCCCGCCGCATGTTGGAGGGCATTTTGGCTGTCGAGGAAGAGCACGCTGATGACCTCGTCTCACTTCTGGAGGAAATGGGCTCCTAA
- a CDS encoding inorganic diphosphatase, with amino-acid sequence MPKLAKSQYFNPWHHASPGDKLPEFVNGIIEIPKGTRAKYELDKESGLLILDRVLYSSVYYPANYGFIPQSYCEDKDPLDILVISQIDVVPMCIVPAKVIGVMRMLDNGEADDKIIAVAAGDPSVSHIKDISELPQHFISEMRHFFEEYKTLEHKAVVVEEFLEKKVAQNILNQSLAMYKDMF; translated from the coding sequence ATGCCCAAATTAGCCAAGAGTCAGTATTTTAATCCCTGGCATCATGCCAGTCCCGGAGACAAATTACCCGAGTTCGTGAATGGAATCATTGAGATTCCCAAAGGCACGAGAGCAAAGTATGAATTAGACAAAGAGAGTGGCCTGCTGATACTGGACAGAGTGCTATATTCTTCCGTGTATTACCCTGCCAATTACGGATTCATTCCGCAATCCTATTGTGAAGATAAAGATCCCTTGGATATTCTTGTGATTTCACAAATTGATGTCGTCCCGATGTGCATCGTACCGGCCAAAGTCATTGGCGTCATGCGCATGCTTGATAACGGAGAGGCGGATGACAAAATCATCGCAGTTGCGGCAGGCGACCCAAGCGTCAGTCATATTAAGGATATTTCCGAATTGCCCCAACACTTTATTTCCGAAATGCGGCATTTCTTTGAAGAGTACAAGACGCTTGAACATAAAGCGGTGGTGGTGGAGGAATTTTTAGAGAAAAAAGTGGCTCAAAACATTCTGAATCAGAGCCTTGCGATGTATAAAGATATGTTTTAA
- a CDS encoding pyridoxamine 5'-phosphate oxidase family protein produces the protein MNNEQPATVLASLIDSMQSLQLSTVGMDGIPHCSYTPYLHRAPGNFYIFVSQLAAHTRHLLANRTVAIMIIADEQSTLQIFARTRVHYVCEATHIPPDHPEYESVLDDYQERHGKMAGLLRQLPDFVLFQLHTKSGQFVMGFGKAYTLTGDNLSVFEHSRTG, from the coding sequence ATGAACAATGAGCAGCCGGCTACGGTGTTAGCCAGTCTCATAGACAGCATGCAGAGTCTCCAACTCTCCACAGTCGGGATGGACGGCATTCCCCACTGCAGCTATACCCCCTACTTGCACAGGGCTCCCGGCAACTTTTACATCTTTGTCAGTCAACTGGCCGCACATACCCGCCACCTGCTGGCAAACCGGACTGTTGCCATCATGATCATTGCCGATGAACAGTCGACATTACAGATTTTCGCCAGGACGAGGGTGCATTACGTGTGTGAGGCCACCCATATTCCGCCCGATCATCCCGAATACGAGTCTGTGCTGGACGACTACCAGGAACGGCATGGCAAGATGGCAGGCCTGTTACGGCAACTGCCGGACTTTGTTCTGTTTCAACTGCACACGAAGAGCGGGCAGTTTGTGATGGGGTTTGGCAAAGCGTACACACTGACCGGCGACAATTTGTCGGTCTTCGAACATTCCCGCACGGGATAG
- a CDS encoding GNAT family N-acetyltransferase, with protein sequence MPIRFPIDTQLQDGSAVRLALAEPKDIESLRQLYNVIVDEGTSFPHEQMPSDGDFQAYWFGGCGTVLAFVRTGTNSLELAGAYYVKANWPGRAKHVANAGFIVAPRWRGKGLGRLLGETMLAHARSLGFRSVIFNLVFSENHVAHRLWTQLGFRELATLPQAVRKDDGTYQDAHILFRSLCDDSHLTGHP encoded by the coding sequence ATGCCAATTCGTTTTCCCATCGACACACAATTACAGGATGGTTCGGCCGTGCGATTGGCGCTGGCCGAACCCAAGGATATCGAATCGCTTCGGCAGCTGTACAACGTGATTGTCGATGAAGGGACGTCCTTTCCCCATGAACAGATGCCGTCCGATGGAGATTTTCAGGCCTATTGGTTTGGAGGCTGCGGCACCGTGCTGGCTTTTGTGCGGACCGGAACAAATTCCCTGGAGCTGGCCGGAGCCTATTATGTCAAAGCAAATTGGCCGGGCCGGGCCAAGCACGTGGCCAACGCGGGGTTCATTGTCGCGCCGAGATGGCGCGGAAAGGGTTTGGGCCGCCTTCTTGGAGAGACGATGTTAGCCCATGCCCGTTCGCTCGGCTTTCGGAGCGTGATTTTCAACCTGGTTTTTTCGGAGAATCACGTGGCGCATCGTCTGTGGACGCAATTGGGCTTTCGTGAACTCGCCACCCTCCCGCAAGCGGTGCGGAAAGACGACGGAACCTACCAGGATGCCCATATTCTGTTCCGGTCACTTTGTGACGACAGCCACCTGACCGGTCACCCCTGA
- a CDS encoding Fic family protein, with protein MKNHSFVDGNKRIAAALFLWFLGLLKKAASGVLAIFPCSRTQRTLRA; from the coding sequence GTGAAAAACCACTCCTTTGTGGATGGAAACAAGCGTATCGCGGCTGCGTTATTTCTTTGGTTTCTGGGTCTGTTGAAAAAAGCCGCCAGCGGCGTTCTCGCCATTTTTCCGTGCTCACGTACTCAGCGTACGCTCCGCGCGTAA
- a CDS encoding virulence RhuM family protein: MSTAGEEIVVYVTPDGEIRVDVRLEQESVWLTQRQISELFDTSTDNIGLHLKNIFHEGELEESATAEDSSVVQMEGKRRVTRTIKHYNLDAIISVGYRVNSKRGTQFRILATQILRDHLVKGYSVNQARLEELQPTVRLVATMAERRDLSGDEATALLHMVSEYSRALDLLDEYDHQRVPASMAGSQTRYALTYEEAIGMVDRLRERFGDSAIFAQEKDESLHSSLQAIMQTFGGQDLYPNLEGEEATYFISW, from the coding sequence ATGAGCACGGCAGGCGAAGAAATTGTCGTTTATGTGACCCCGGACGGCGAAATCCGGGTGGACGTGCGACTTGAGCAGGAGTCCGTCTGGCTTACGCAACGGCAAATTTCAGAGCTATTCGATACATCCACGGACAACATCGGCTTACATTTGAAGAACATCTTTCACGAAGGTGAACTGGAAGAATCGGCAACTGCCGAGGATTCCTCGGTAGTTCAAATGGAAGGCAAACGACGAGTCACTCGCACGATCAAGCACTACAACCTGGACGCCATTATCTCCGTCGGCTACCGCGTCAACTCCAAACGCGGCACCCAATTCCGCATTTTGGCAACACAGATATTGCGTGATCATCTGGTGAAGGGCTACTCCGTCAACCAGGCTCGGCTGGAGGAACTCCAGCCGACGGTCCGGCTGGTGGCGACCATGGCGGAACGCCGGGATCTTTCCGGCGATGAGGCCACCGCGCTTCTCCACATGGTAAGCGAGTATAGCCGGGCGCTGGATCTGCTTGACGAATATGACCACCAACGGGTGCCCGCCTCCATGGCAGGAAGCCAGACACGTTACGCCTTAACCTATGAGGAAGCCATTGGCATGGTGGATCGTTTGCGAGAACGATTTGGGGATTCGGCCATCTTTGCGCAGGAAAAAGATGAAAGCCTGCACAGTAGCCTGCAAGCGATAATGCAAACGTTCGGTGGGCAGGATCTCTATCCCAACTTAGAGGGAGAAGAGGCCACTTACTTTATTTCCTGGTGA
- a CDS encoding DUF2283 domain-containing protein, translating into MAEKVKVWFDPEGDFLEVQFKDCPGFLRPTGHEAVMERVDEQGHVLGFSVFGVSRFQKDHPLEAELVTDR; encoded by the coding sequence ATGGCCGAAAAAGTAAAAGTGTGGTTCGATCCGGAAGGGGACTTTTTGGAAGTCCAATTTAAAGACTGCCCCGGATTTCTGCGTCCTACCGGTCATGAGGCGGTCATGGAGCGCGTCGATGAACAAGGCCATGTATTGGGATTTAGCGTTTTTGGTGTCAGCCGTTTTCAAAAAGATCATCCCCTGGAAGCTGAACTCGTCACGGACAGATAA
- a CDS encoding response regulator: MAQQKESAGLTVHNFFLALVKTKEDSSQLHEPESYTNWCTRFAWERLTVLYLLGLVANPAFIVADVLLHREHLNAILDIRTILELGLLVCLLLVRYQPAAIPPHVFLILWVLIGNLCIVQMTVVLGGFTAQYYNGLNLVFLAAAVIVPVSWPSHLIAQAGTLVAYYGLNFLKTSVTADIDAAIENSFFLVWTCVALLFSVSLYERLQRAEFQARLFERKARVELETSNQKLLELDRLKSEFFANISHEIRTPLTLAVGAFKTLLKSALGAEAKEVVQTGLRNASRLLFLINELLDLAKFDSGRTTPNKRCMDFAGLVSSVVMNFDSSPTRRIHVKGLMQPVALEADPLQMKKVLYNLLSNAFKFSDPHEGQVWIRLSTKEHFIELEVEDNGIGIPPDQLGRIFDRFTQVESSATRRYEGSGIGLALVKEIVMLHGGTIAVESDPGRGSVFTITLPRGNVTADQMLAIQDDEEDRDILPRPAEDEQKDDESFLSPAEKKDAPLVLVVDDNADMRGYVKKILHRQYQIMVARDGAEALEIAQHLRPALILTDVMMPKMSGQDLLKAVRVDKTLRSTPVIFLTARAGTEARIESLEAGADDYLSKPFDEPELLARVGNLIRARAQEQELVQLQKEKLARFLPQNLADMIMSGDHEDFLKGHRSKITVLFIDLRGFTPFTETVAPEEVMAVLREYQAAMGYLISEYGGTLERFAGDGIMVYFNDPQPCPNHAEQAVRMAIAMRQEVLSLEEQWKKRGIPLGIGIGIATGYATIGAIGFEGRTDYAAIGPVTNLASRLCNEAQHGQILVPEQIAFLLGNLVSTEPVGELALKGIQKPLSVYQVIGLNT; the protein is encoded by the coding sequence GTGGCGCAGCAGAAGGAATCAGCGGGGTTAACGGTACACAACTTTTTCCTGGCACTCGTAAAGACCAAGGAAGACAGTTCGCAGCTCCATGAACCTGAATCCTACACAAATTGGTGCACCCGCTTTGCCTGGGAACGTCTCACCGTGCTCTATCTTTTGGGTTTGGTCGCCAACCCTGCGTTCATTGTGGCCGACGTCCTCCTCCATCGAGAACATCTCAATGCTATCCTCGATATACGCACGATTTTGGAGTTAGGGCTCCTCGTATGCCTTCTGCTGGTGAGGTACCAACCTGCTGCAATCCCGCCACATGTGTTCTTAATACTTTGGGTATTGATTGGCAATCTGTGTATCGTCCAGATGACCGTCGTGCTTGGCGGATTCACAGCCCAGTATTACAACGGGCTCAATCTCGTGTTCCTGGCTGCAGCGGTCATTGTCCCGGTGTCCTGGCCAAGTCATCTCATCGCTCAAGCCGGAACGCTCGTGGCGTATTACGGACTGAACTTTCTCAAGACTTCTGTGACGGCTGATATCGATGCAGCCATTGAGAACTCGTTTTTCCTCGTATGGACCTGTGTCGCCTTACTCTTCTCGGTTTCCCTTTACGAGCGACTGCAGCGGGCCGAATTTCAAGCACGGCTCTTCGAGCGCAAGGCAAGGGTTGAATTGGAGACCTCTAATCAAAAACTTCTCGAACTGGATCGATTGAAAAGTGAGTTTTTCGCCAATATCAGCCATGAAATTCGCACGCCGCTCACTCTGGCGGTGGGTGCATTTAAGACTCTCTTGAAATCTGCACTAGGCGCAGAAGCCAAAGAGGTAGTCCAGACCGGCTTACGGAATGCATCAAGACTCTTGTTTCTCATCAATGAGTTGCTGGATCTGGCTAAATTCGACAGCGGTCGCACCACTCCAAACAAACGGTGTATGGATTTCGCTGGGCTCGTGAGCAGTGTGGTGATGAACTTCGATTCCAGCCCGACTCGTCGTATCCATGTGAAAGGCCTCATGCAACCGGTGGCCTTGGAGGCCGATCCACTCCAAATGAAAAAGGTTCTGTATAACCTGCTCTCCAACGCCTTCAAGTTCAGCGATCCCCATGAAGGCCAGGTCTGGATTCGTCTCTCCACCAAGGAACATTTCATTGAACTGGAGGTTGAAGACAACGGCATCGGCATTCCACCCGATCAATTAGGGCGAATCTTCGACCGATTCACTCAAGTGGAAAGCAGTGCCACGAGGCGGTATGAAGGCAGCGGGATCGGATTGGCCCTGGTGAAGGAAATCGTCATGCTGCATGGGGGAACCATTGCGGTGGAAAGCGACCCCGGCCGTGGTTCCGTATTTACCATCACGTTGCCTCGCGGGAATGTGACCGCTGACCAGATGCTTGCCATTCAAGATGACGAGGAGGACCGGGACATTCTTCCCAGGCCAGCCGAAGACGAACAGAAAGACGATGAGTCCTTCCTTTCCCCCGCTGAAAAAAAGGACGCCCCATTGGTGTTGGTGGTCGACGACAATGCCGATATGCGAGGGTACGTCAAAAAAATATTGCACAGACAATATCAGATCATGGTAGCCAGGGACGGGGCGGAAGCTCTGGAGATAGCTCAACACTTGCGCCCGGCATTGATCCTGACGGATGTCATGATGCCGAAAATGAGCGGACAGGACCTTTTGAAAGCCGTTCGAGTCGATAAGACTCTTCGATCGACCCCCGTGATTTTCTTAACAGCCCGCGCTGGGACCGAAGCACGTATTGAAAGTCTGGAAGCAGGAGCCGACGATTATCTGTCCAAACCCTTCGACGAACCGGAACTCCTGGCTCGCGTCGGCAACCTGATTCGAGCACGCGCACAAGAACAGGAACTCGTGCAATTACAGAAAGAAAAATTAGCCAGGTTCTTACCCCAAAATCTGGCCGACATGATCATGTCGGGTGACCACGAGGATTTCCTGAAAGGGCATCGCAGCAAAATCACCGTGCTCTTTATCGATCTTCGAGGATTCACACCCTTTACTGAAACGGTGGCTCCCGAAGAGGTGATGGCCGTCCTCCGTGAATACCAGGCGGCGATGGGTTACCTGATCTCGGAATATGGCGGAACGCTTGAGCGATTTGCCGGCGACGGCATCATGGTCTATTTTAACGACCCGCAGCCCTGTCCCAATCACGCCGAACAAGCGGTGCGCATGGCAATCGCCATGCGACAAGAAGTCCTTTCTTTAGAAGAGCAATGGAAGAAACGCGGCATTCCCCTCGGAATAGGCATCGGTATTGCGACCGGATATGCGACGATCGGTGCGATAGGATTTGAAGGACGAACGGACTATGCCGCGATCGGCCCTGTCACCAATCTGGCATCCAGACTCTGCAACGAAGCCCAACACGGCCAAATCCTGGTCCCGGAACAGATCGCCTTCCTTCTCGGAAATCTGGTCTCGACCGAACCGGTCGGGGAACTCGCACTGAAAGGCATTCAAAAGCCTCTTTCCGTCTATCAAGTGATCGGATTAAACACCTGA
- a CDS encoding glycogen debranching enzyme family protein, which produces MSAPIWPQVVDFGREICGDVWLSERREWVVTNGIGGFASGTVAGSLTRRYHGLLIAALKPPLGRTLLVSKLEETVEYQEKIVQLSTNHWHSGTVSPMGFVWLERFRLEGTTPVWTFAIGNALVEKRLWMEPGENTTYVKYSFTRGSLPIRLNLRAFINHRDYHSITLDTLPEFSTTPIPHGLQILPTEGSPFILSASGGSVEAANLWYHDYDLPLERERGLPDREHHLHIGTWTLDLKPGEEMTWMASTRPKPSRPAASCFESRRRHEMALLQSESTTKQPHPNWPDWIQQLTLAADQFIASRPLTPHDSGHTIIAGYHWFGDWGRDTMISLPGLTLTTRRVDIARSILSTFAQYANQGMLPNRFPDAGEEPEYNTVDATLWYIEAVRQYVDATDDRAFLKTIFPALVEMLAWYRKGTRFGIGMDPADHLLYAGEPGVQLTWMDAKIGDWVVTPRIGKPVEINALWYQAWLTLSQLARTMKAPHEEFLQTARAIHTSFQRFWNEPVHRCYDVLDGPHGHDPAPRPNQLFAVSLPNSPLTYKQQHAVVDYCAQHLYTSYGLRSLGQDNPQYVGQYEGDIRQRDGAYHQGTVWGWLLGPFVLAHFRVYRNPEAALSYLAPMAHHLNDYGLGTLGEIFDGQPPFAPRGCIAQAWTVAEVLRAWHLIHASTNKHRTENHRPT; this is translated from the coding sequence ATGAGCGCACCAATCTGGCCACAGGTCGTGGATTTTGGAAGGGAGATTTGTGGTGATGTGTGGCTGTCCGAACGACGGGAATGGGTCGTCACTAACGGCATCGGAGGGTTCGCCTCCGGCACCGTGGCGGGTTCCCTGACCCGACGGTATCACGGCCTGCTCATCGCCGCCCTCAAGCCACCCCTCGGACGCACCTTGTTGGTCAGCAAACTGGAAGAAACCGTGGAGTACCAGGAAAAGATCGTTCAGCTCTCCACCAATCATTGGCATAGCGGGACCGTGTCGCCAATGGGATTTGTATGGCTGGAACGCTTCCGCCTGGAAGGCACGACACCGGTCTGGACGTTTGCCATCGGCAATGCATTAGTCGAAAAGCGCCTATGGATGGAACCCGGTGAGAATACCACGTATGTGAAGTACTCCTTCACCAGAGGATCGCTTCCAATTCGTCTCAATCTGCGGGCTTTCATCAATCACCGGGACTACCATAGCATCACGCTGGACACTCTCCCGGAATTTTCAACCACTCCCATCCCGCATGGACTCCAGATTCTACCCACAGAAGGTTCTCCGTTTATCCTATCCGCATCGGGAGGATCGGTTGAAGCCGCCAATTTGTGGTACCACGATTACGATCTGCCGCTCGAACGCGAACGGGGACTTCCCGATCGCGAACATCATCTGCACATCGGCACGTGGACCCTCGACTTGAAACCGGGCGAAGAGATGACCTGGATGGCCAGCACCCGTCCTAAGCCGTCCAGGCCCGCCGCTTCGTGTTTCGAATCCCGCCGACGTCATGAAATGGCATTGCTCCAATCCGAGTCCACGACAAAACAGCCACACCCGAATTGGCCGGACTGGATCCAACAGCTCACACTGGCCGCCGATCAATTCATCGCCTCACGCCCCCTGACCCCTCACGACAGCGGGCATACGATCATTGCCGGGTATCACTGGTTTGGAGATTGGGGCCGGGACACGATGATCAGCCTACCGGGACTCACCCTGACCACCAGGCGCGTTGACATCGCTCGCAGCATCCTGTCGACCTTCGCGCAATATGCCAACCAAGGCATGCTGCCCAATCGTTTCCCCGACGCAGGGGAAGAACCCGAATACAACACCGTTGATGCCACGCTCTGGTATATCGAGGCCGTCCGCCAATATGTGGACGCCACCGATGACCGCGCCTTTCTCAAAACGATCTTTCCCGCGCTGGTCGAGATGCTGGCGTGGTATCGCAAGGGCACCAGGTTTGGAATCGGTATGGATCCGGCCGATCACTTACTTTATGCCGGAGAGCCCGGCGTGCAGCTCACCTGGATGGACGCCAAGATCGGAGACTGGGTCGTGACTCCGCGGATCGGCAAACCGGTCGAAATCAATGCGCTGTGGTACCAAGCCTGGCTCACCCTGAGCCAATTGGCCAGGACCATGAAAGCGCCGCACGAGGAATTTCTACAAACAGCCAGGGCCATCCACACATCCTTTCAACGGTTCTGGAACGAACCAGTACACCGGTGTTATGACGTGCTGGACGGACCGCATGGACATGATCCAGCCCCACGACCCAATCAATTGTTCGCCGTTTCGTTACCCAACAGTCCGCTCACCTACAAACAGCAACATGCTGTCGTGGATTATTGCGCTCAACATCTTTACACCTCTTACGGGTTACGCAGCCTGGGGCAGGACAATCCGCAATATGTAGGACAATATGAAGGTGATATCCGGCAGAGGGATGGCGCCTATCATCAAGGCACCGTCTGGGGCTGGCTACTCGGTCCTTTTGTGCTGGCACACTTCCGGGTCTATCGCAATCCCGAAGCTGCGCTGTCGTATCTTGCACCAATGGCTCATCATCTCAACGATTACGGACTGGGAACGCTGGGGGAAATCTTTGACGGGCAACCGCCATTCGCTCCACGTGGCTGTATCGCCCAGGCCTGGACCGTGGCCGAAGTCCTCCGCGCCTGGCATCTCATTCACGCGTCCACCAACAAGCATAGAACAGAAAACCACAGGCCTACATAA